One window of the Candidatus Chryseobacterium colombiense genome contains the following:
- the leuS gene encoding leucine--tRNA ligase, which translates to MFYDHQQIEKKWQKYWEDNQTYKTSNTTDKPKFYVLDMFPYPSGAGLHVGHPLGYIASDIYARYKRHQGFNVLHPVGYDSFGLPAEQYAIQTGQHPAITTEQNITRYEEQLRKIGFSFDWSREVRTSDASYYKWTQWIFIELFHSWYNKDTDKAESISTLIKRFEEKGTEGLNANQNDELSFTAEEWNFASEMDKEDILLNYRLAYRAETTVNWCPALGTVLANDEVKDGKSERGGFPVFQKKMMQWSMRISAYSERLLQGLKTLDWPQPLKDSQEYWIGKSQGAQVKFNVDGHDEIVEVFTTRPDTIFGATFMVLAPENPLVETITTAEKKAEVDTYIEETSKKSERDRMSDVKNVSGAFTGSYAINPFSGEKMPIYISDYVLMGYGTGAVMAVPAHDERDHRFAKKFNLEIKKVVETDEDVQEASFDSKDSVCVNSDFLNGLKYDEAKALIIEAIEKKGIGHGTTNYRQRDAIFSRQRYWGEPVPIYYKDGMPYTLPTSALPLELPEVEKYLPTEDGDPPLGNAKTFAWDEVNQKVVDTDLIDEKTVFPLELSTMPGWAGSSWYFLRYMDPNNDEVFTNKNLSDYWGQVDLYIGGSEHATGHLLYSRFWNMFLKDRGYINHNEPFQKLINQGMILGMSAFVYRVDGTNQYVSKNLAKDYKTQAIHVDVSLLKGTTDELDTEAFKAWRPDYADAKFILEDGKYITGREVEKMSKSKYNVVNPDDICEEYGADGLRLYEMFLGPLEQSKPWNTQGLSGVYGFLKKFWNLYFDGDNFSVSDEEPTKAEYKVLHTLIKKVVYDIENFSFNTSVSSFMIAVNELQKIKCNKRNILEPLAVIISPYAPHICEELWSLLGHNESIEFEKFPVLNEDYLIEDEIEYPVSVNGKMKFKISLSAQLSAKEVEELALQNEKMVQILEGKTPKKIIVVPRKIVNVVI; encoded by the coding sequence ATGTTTTACGATCATCAGCAGATAGAAAAAAAGTGGCAGAAATACTGGGAAGACAATCAAACATACAAGACTTCCAATACTACAGACAAACCCAAATTTTATGTTCTCGATATGTTTCCGTATCCTTCCGGAGCAGGGCTTCACGTAGGTCACCCGCTTGGATATATTGCTTCCGACATTTATGCGAGATATAAAAGACATCAGGGTTTCAATGTGCTTCACCCGGTTGGTTATGACAGTTTCGGGCTTCCTGCTGAACAGTACGCTATTCAGACGGGGCAACATCCTGCGATTACTACTGAGCAAAACATTACTAGATACGAAGAGCAGTTGAGAAAAATCGGTTTCTCTTTCGACTGGAGTAGAGAAGTAAGAACTTCCGATGCTTCTTATTATAAGTGGACGCAATGGATCTTTATTGAACTTTTTCATTCATGGTATAATAAAGATACAGATAAAGCAGAGTCTATTTCAACTTTAATTAAACGTTTTGAGGAAAAAGGAACGGAGGGATTAAATGCTAATCAGAATGATGAATTGAGTTTCACAGCAGAAGAATGGAATTTCGCCTCCGAAATGGATAAAGAAGATATTCTTTTAAATTATCGTTTAGCATACAGAGCAGAAACGACCGTTAACTGGTGTCCTGCATTGGGAACAGTGTTGGCTAATGATGAAGTAAAAGATGGAAAATCCGAAAGAGGAGGTTTCCCTGTTTTCCAAAAGAAAATGATGCAGTGGAGCATGAGGATTTCTGCTTATTCCGAAAGATTACTACAAGGTTTAAAGACTTTGGACTGGCCACAACCTTTGAAAGATTCTCAGGAATACTGGATCGGGAAATCTCAGGGAGCACAGGTGAAATTCAATGTTGATGGTCATGACGAAATTGTTGAGGTTTTCACGACAAGACCTGATACAATCTTTGGAGCAACTTTTATGGTATTGGCTCCTGAAAATCCTTTAGTGGAAACTATTACTACAGCGGAAAAAAAAGCTGAAGTAGATACTTATATTGAAGAAACTTCCAAAAAATCTGAAAGAGACAGAATGTCTGACGTGAAAAACGTTTCAGGTGCTTTTACGGGAAGTTACGCAATCAATCCGTTTAGTGGCGAAAAAATGCCGATCTATATTTCAGATTATGTTTTGATGGGGTACGGAACGGGAGCTGTAATGGCTGTTCCTGCACATGACGAGCGTGATCACAGATTTGCGAAGAAATTTAATTTAGAAATTAAAAAAGTGGTAGAAACTGACGAAGATGTTCAGGAAGCTTCTTTTGATTCTAAAGATTCGGTTTGTGTGAATTCTGATTTCTTAAACGGGTTAAAATATGATGAAGCAAAAGCATTAATTATTGAGGCGATTGAGAAAAAAGGAATAGGTCACGGAACAACAAACTACAGACAGCGTGATGCGATTTTCTCAAGACAAAGATATTGGGGAGAACCGGTTCCTATATATTATAAGGATGGAATGCCATATACACTGCCAACTTCTGCATTGCCTTTGGAACTTCCTGAAGTTGAAAAATATTTACCGACTGAAGATGGAGATCCTCCATTAGGAAATGCAAAAACTTTTGCCTGGGACGAAGTGAATCAAAAAGTTGTTGATACTGATTTAATCGACGAAAAAACGGTTTTTCCTTTAGAACTATCTACAATGCCGGGTTGGGCCGGAAGTTCTTGGTATTTCTTAAGATATATGGATCCTAATAATGATGAGGTTTTCACAAATAAAAACCTTTCAGATTATTGGGGACAGGTAGACTTGTATATCGGAGGAAGCGAACACGCAACCGGTCACTTATTGTATTCCCGTTTCTGGAATATGTTCTTAAAGGACAGAGGATATATCAATCATAATGAACCTTTCCAAAAATTGATCAACCAAGGGATGATTTTGGGAATGAGTGCTTTTGTTTACAGAGTTGATGGAACCAATCAATATGTATCTAAAAATTTAGCAAAAGATTATAAAACACAGGCAATCCACGTTGATGTGTCTTTATTAAAAGGTACAACAGACGAATTAGATACTGAAGCTTTCAAAGCTTGGAGGCCGGATTATGCAGATGCGAAATTTATTTTGGAAGACGGAAAATACATCACAGGTCGTGAAGTAGAAAAAATGTCTAAGTCTAAATATAACGTAGTAAATCCAGATGATATCTGTGAAGAATACGGAGCAGACGGTTTAAGATTGTATGAAATGTTCTTAGGTCCGTTGGAACAATCCAAGCCTTGGAATACGCAAGGTTTGAGTGGAGTGTACGGTTTCCTGAAAAAATTCTGGAATCTGTATTTTGACGGAGATAATTTCTCTGTTTCTGATGAAGAACCTACCAAAGCAGAATATAAAGTTTTACATACCTTGATAAAGAAGGTAGTGTATGACATTGAAAACTTCTCTTTCAATACTTCTGTGTCCTCATTTATGATTGCCGTAAATGAATTACAAAAAATAAAATGCAACAAACGCAATATTTTAGAACCTCTTGCCGTTATCATTTCGCCATATGCACCTCACATCTGTGAAGAGCTTTGGAGTTTGCTAGGTCACAACGAATCTATCGAATTTGAGAAATTCCCTGTATTGAACGAGGATTATTTGATAGAAGATGAAATTGAATACCCGGTAAGTGTGAATGGGAAAATGAAATTTAAAATTTCACTTTCGGCA